The Methanoculleus marisnigri JR1 genome window below encodes:
- a CDS encoding bifunctional nuclease family protein, translating to MTAQSCRVQGVFMSVSEMGAAPTVVLDAGSDSTIPIYVGLWEAISISNALNSEMLPRPITHDLIVEVFRNFDIALDALHIDSLEEGVFYAKLLLRQGSRTEIMDCRPSDGIAIALRYRAPIMIEDAVVETAAVKKDDLPRMVDLKEYL from the coding sequence ATGACGGCGCAAAGTTGCAGGGTGCAGGGTGTGTTCATGTCGGTGAGCGAGATGGGAGCAGCACCAACGGTTGTCCTGGATGCCGGGAGCGACAGCACGATACCCATCTATGTCGGACTCTGGGAAGCGATCTCGATCAGCAACGCGCTCAATAGTGAAATGCTTCCCCGCCCCATCACCCACGACCTCATCGTCGAGGTGTTTCGGAATTTTGATATCGCTCTCGATGCCCTGCACATCGATTCCCTGGAGGAGGGGGTCTTCTACGCCAAACTCCTTCTGCGGCAGGGATCGCGAACGGAGATCATGGACTGCCGGCCGAGCGACGGGATAGCCATCGCTCTGCGCTACCGTGCGCCGATCATGATCGAGGATGCGGTCGTGGAGACGGCGGCGGTAAAGAAGGACGATCTCCCGAGGATGGTCGACCTGAAGGAGTACCTCTGA
- a CDS encoding NusA-like transcription termination signal-binding factor, which translates to MIRTICFKERRYIEELRILTRATALDCIIDERFDRIVYLIKEGDMGLAIGRKGSNIRKMQRVLGKRIEMVEYSPQIEQFAKNVFKPADVVGVAKGDNGKLAVYINQNDLGIAIGKGGCTIEKARLFLARYFDTELGEVLAGVDTHA; encoded by the coding sequence ATGATACGAACCATATGCTTTAAAGAACGAAGATATATCGAAGAGTTGAGAATTCTAACCCGGGCGACCGCGCTGGACTGCATCATCGACGAGCGCTTCGACCGCATAGTATACCTCATAAAAGAAGGAGACATGGGTCTCGCCATCGGTCGGAAGGGAAGCAATATCCGGAAGATGCAGAGGGTTCTCGGAAAACGCATCGAGATGGTCGAATATTCCCCCCAGATCGAGCAATTCGCGAAGAACGTCTTCAAGCCTGCCGACGTCGTCGGCGTCGCGAAAGGAGACAACGGGAAACTCGCAGTATATATTAACCAGAACGACCTCGGCATCGCCATAGGGAAAGGCGGATGCACCATCGAGAAGGCGCGGCTCTTCCTTGCCCGGTACTTCGATACCGAACTCGGCGAGGTGCTCGCAGGAGTTGATACCCATGCGTGA
- a CDS encoding DUF357 domain-containing protein: MNLDDYGALCGEALSPVRTAVPEGTLLHRAAREVIEMAIAYHSDGLAFLRGGDPVNALAAFAYGLGWLDAGSCLGLLDPSIAHPPVGLDACIPESQAAHLDEKTHRYRRMLDAALGMVEAAADEASPLHAGAGEFYSAARTWYAEGTEYLDAGDFAAALARFSYGYAWLDAGIRAGLFRITGERGLFTV, encoded by the coding sequence ATGAACCTCGACGATTACGGCGCTCTCTGTGGAGAGGCCCTTTCCCCGGTCAGGACCGCCGTCCCGGAGGGCACCCTCCTCCACCGGGCGGCCCGGGAGGTGATCGAGATGGCTATCGCCTACCACAGCGACGGGCTCGCGTTTCTCCGGGGGGGCGACCCGGTCAACGCGCTCGCCGCGTTTGCCTACGGGCTCGGCTGGCTCGACGCGGGCTCGTGCCTCGGGCTGCTCGACCCCTCTATCGCCCACCCTCCGGTTGGATTGGATGCGTGCATACCGGAATCGCAGGCTGCCCACCTGGACGAGAAAACGCACCGCTACCGGCGGATGCTCGATGCGGCCCTCGGGATGGTCGAGGCGGCAGCGGACGAGGCGAGCCCGCTTCACGCAGGGGCGGGGGAGTTCTATTCGGCGGCACGCACCTGGTATGCGGAAGGCACGGAATACCTCGATGCGGGCGACTTTGCCGCCGCCCTCGCCCGGTTCAGTTACGGCTATGCCTGGCTCGATGCCGGCATCCGCGCGGGGCTGTTTCGGATAACCGGGGAACGGGGTCTCTTCACCGTCTAG
- a CDS encoding DUF432 domain-containing protein, with amino-acid sequence MFGRYRGTFRRECGDILVEAESVDGLVTYRRRCAGQTFERILVSNTGEVVINPVEPVNLPKEITDFLLVEFSPMMIEPGASRTVYLKFPVEIGVFVESARDIEVLDVFAFGTQKYTLYGSPTNGVIARYYESAVYPEIPQVDPFREGVMELSIHNTCREWVEVSRVVFESTDMKIYYGDFVAATATMKLLTKTMAETDFVDAPLRPGMVKSIELYTARKIPAIDRGYLMEWGFS; translated from the coding sequence ATGTTCGGACGTTACAGGGGCACTTTTCGCCGTGAATGCGGTGATATTCTGGTAGAAGCCGAGAGTGTCGACGGTCTCGTGACCTACCGGCGCAGGTGCGCAGGTCAGACGTTCGAGCGGATCCTGGTCTCGAATACGGGCGAGGTGGTCATCAATCCGGTTGAGCCGGTCAACCTTCCCAAGGAGATCACGGACTTCCTGCTGGTGGAGTTCTCACCGATGATGATCGAGCCCGGCGCCTCCCGGACGGTCTACCTGAAGTTCCCCGTCGAGATCGGTGTTTTCGTGGAGTCTGCGCGGGATATCGAGGTGCTGGACGTCTTTGCTTTCGGCACCCAGAAGTACACGCTCTACGGTTCGCCGACGAATGGGGTCATCGCCCGGTACTACGAGAGCGCGGTCTACCCGGAGATCCCTCAGGTCGATCCCTTCCGTGAGGGGGTGATGGAACTCTCCATCCACAATACCTGCCGCGAATGGGTGGAGGTGTCCCGGGTTGTCTTTGAGAGTACCGATATGAAGATCTACTACGGTGACTTCGTGGCGGCCACCGCCACGATGAAACTTCTCACCAAGACTATGGCGGAGACGGACTTCGTCGACGCACCGCTCCGACCCGGGATGGTAAAATCCATCGAGCTCTACACGGCCCGCAAGATCCCGGCTATCGACCGCGGATACCTGATGGAGTGGGGTTTCTCATGA
- a CDS encoding lysylphosphatidylglycerol synthase transmembrane domain-containing protein codes for MKRSQWKWLIVSLSFSALVMAGVLYFTVDESTIEYLSRINPFYLVLAVLLHILSLGFWALRIQKMSASLGYRVRLRHCLNLVLANMLVAAVTPSQAGGEPVRVHELYRAGVPVGDATAVVIMERILDGIVLGALGAFAMLFLGNYWSSLTSGFSGVSVMMYVAWIFVTFFVLVFVYSVRNPDHLKRVLKWVSRWIDRRWHLKRLENLLETIDREVDNFNRGLVKFVNHGKSGLVWGMLFTLLFWISEFVIASLLLVGLGQPPHLIESFVVQLVIAIIMMIPLTPGGSGVAEIGATSLYSLFVPSAIVGVFVLLWRLIFYYLNILLGLLSSLVIVRREFLARVKKQR; via the coding sequence ATGAAGAGGTCTCAGTGGAAGTGGCTGATCGTCTCGTTAAGTTTTAGCGCTCTTGTCATGGCGGGCGTTCTGTATTTCACCGTCGACGAGTCGACGATCGAGTACCTCAGCCGGATAAACCCGTTCTACCTGGTTCTTGCCGTCCTCTTACACATCCTCTCGCTCGGGTTCTGGGCGCTCCGCATCCAGAAGATGTCGGCGTCGCTCGGGTACCGGGTGCGCCTGCGGCACTGCCTGAACCTGGTACTGGCGAACATGCTCGTTGCGGCGGTAACTCCGTCCCAGGCGGGCGGGGAACCGGTCAGAGTTCATGAACTCTACCGGGCGGGCGTTCCGGTCGGGGACGCCACCGCCGTCGTCATTATGGAGCGGATCCTCGACGGGATCGTTCTCGGGGCACTCGGGGCCTTCGCCATGCTCTTCCTCGGCAACTACTGGAGCAGCCTCACCTCGGGGTTCAGCGGGGTGAGCGTCATGATGTACGTCGCCTGGATCTTCGTCACCTTCTTCGTACTGGTCTTCGTCTACTCCGTCAGGAACCCGGACCATCTCAAGCGGGTGCTCAAATGGGTCTCGCGGTGGATTGACCGCCGCTGGCACTTAAAGCGGCTCGAAAACCTGCTGGAGACGATCGACCGCGAGGTGGACAACTTCAACCGGGGGCTCGTCAAGTTCGTGAACCACGGCAAAAGCGGCCTCGTGTGGGGGATGCTCTTCACCCTGCTCTTCTGGATATCGGAGTTCGTCATTGCATCGCTGCTCCTCGTGGGCCTCGGGCAGCCTCCGCATCTCATCGAGTCGTTCGTCGTCCAGCTCGTCATCGCCATCATCATGATGATCCCGCTCACCCCCGGGGGCTCGGGCGTTGCGGAGATCGGCGCCACGTCGCTCTACAGCCTCTTCGTCCCGTCTGCGATCGTGGGTGTTTTCGTCCTCCTCTGGCGGCTGATCTTCTACTACCTGAACATCCTTCTCGGTCTTCTTTCGAGTCTTGTCATTGTCCGGCGTGAGTTTCTCGCCCGCGTCAAAAAGCAGCGGTGA
- the dph5 gene encoding diphthine synthase, which yields MLTFVGLGLYDLGDISVKGLEYVRNADTVFLEAYTSRLMGTDTAAMEAFFEKDIRVLGREDVEQTPREILECAAAGRVAFLTGGDPMVSTTHADLRMRAAAAGIETSIIHASSISSAVSGLSGLQNYRFGRSCSVPFPAKGWFPTAPIETIAANLALNLHTLVFLDIQNDRYMRVPEAIAVLEEMAEKRGIEPPALYVGIARAGSERPVVAAGAGANLKEMDFGPPLHILAVPADLHPMEREYLETFAGL from the coding sequence ATGCTGACGTTCGTGGGCCTCGGGCTCTACGATCTCGGAGATATATCGGTCAAAGGCCTCGAGTACGTCAGAAACGCCGATACCGTTTTCCTTGAAGCGTATACTTCGCGGCTGATGGGAACGGATACCGCCGCGATGGAAGCGTTCTTTGAGAAGGATATCCGGGTTCTCGGCCGGGAGGACGTCGAGCAGACCCCCCGCGAGATCCTCGAGTGTGCCGCTGCCGGCCGGGTGGCGTTCCTGACCGGGGGAGATCCCATGGTCTCGACGACGCATGCCGATCTCCGGATGCGGGCGGCCGCCGCCGGGATCGAGACCTCCATCATCCACGCTTCATCCATATCGAGCGCGGTCTCGGGTCTCTCGGGCCTGCAGAACTACCGGTTCGGGAGGTCCTGCTCGGTGCCGTTCCCCGCGAAGGGCTGGTTCCCGACGGCTCCCATCGAGACGATCGCGGCGAATCTTGCGCTCAACCTCCATACGCTTGTCTTCCTCGATATCCAGAACGACCGCTACATGCGCGTCCCGGAGGCGATCGCCGTTCTTGAGGAGATGGCGGAGAAACGCGGCATCGAACCGCCTGCGCTCTACGTGGGGATCGCCCGGGCGGGTTCGGAGCGCCCGGTGGTTGCCGCCGGGGCCGGTGCGAACCTCAAAGAGATGGATTTCGGTCCTCCGCTCCATATCCTCGCCGTTCCGGCGGACCTCCACCCGATGGAGCGCGAGTACCTGGAGACCTTCGCCGGCCTATGA
- a CDS encoding mechanosensitive ion channel family protein, whose amino-acid sequence MTFNVTEVLEIPLGVGDITVERLLYFAVILTVGVIFAKVVATNVRRALSERLPVNERELLAKLVYYAIIIWAFVVALPQLEFDLSGLLVAGGIAGLVIGFASQSVVSNLISGLFLMFEHPIRIGDNINVADVSGSVEDIRVLSTVIKTYDGIYIRIPNEKVFTSNITNYVHNAARRFTYEIRIRHQDDANEAIRIAKEVIETHPFALKSPAPSVFVDNLGDNSVNLTAYIWAPARNWWEVRTDLLWKIKRALEENGIEIPFPQRTVWFADGLEVKGGSGERKE is encoded by the coding sequence ATGACGTTCAACGTGACGGAGGTCCTGGAGATACCCCTCGGCGTCGGCGATATCACCGTCGAGCGCCTCCTGTACTTCGCCGTTATCCTCACGGTCGGCGTTATATTCGCGAAGGTTGTCGCGACGAACGTCCGGAGGGCTCTCTCGGAACGGTTGCCCGTGAACGAGCGCGAACTGCTCGCGAAACTGGTCTACTACGCCATCATTATCTGGGCGTTCGTCGTCGCTCTCCCGCAGCTCGAATTCGACCTCTCCGGTCTCCTGGTGGCCGGGGGAATCGCCGGTCTCGTCATCGGTTTTGCGAGCCAGAGTGTCGTCTCGAACCTGATCTCCGGGCTCTTCCTGATGTTCGAACACCCGATCCGGATCGGCGACAATATCAACGTCGCCGATGTCAGCGGGAGTGTCGAGGATATCCGTGTCCTCTCGACCGTCATCAAGACCTACGACGGGATCTACATCCGGATCCCGAACGAGAAGGTCTTCACCTCGAACATCACGAACTACGTCCACAACGCGGCCCGGAGGTTCACATACGAGATCCGTATCCGGCATCAGGATGACGCGAACGAGGCGATCCGGATCGCAAAGGAGGTCATCGAGACCCACCCCTTCGCGCTCAAGAGCCCGGCGCCGTCGGTCTTCGTCGATAATCTGGGAGACAACAGCGTCAACCTGACCGCCTACATCTGGGCGCCGGCCCGGAACTGGTGGGAGGTCCGGACGGATCTCCTCTGGAAGATCAAGCGGGCGCTCGAAGAGAACGGCATCGAGATACCCTTCCCGCAGCGCACTGTCTGGTTTGCGGACGGGCTCGAGGTGAAGGGCGGCTCTGGAGAGAGGAAAGAATAA
- a CDS encoding MBL fold metallo-hydrolase, with product MLTITEVYNNIPCREGLTTDWGFSCQIEEAGLLFDTGERGDVLLANMQALGIDPLSIRHLVLSHDHHDHIGGIAAILARNPSMEVFVHDAFSVHTLALIREYTEPRIIGEWTEVTDGIAVTGPLGTDIREQALAITVPDGYLVVTGCAHPHIGRIVERVSREGRVWGVIGGFHTVSGEDIDALAAVAYLSASHCTDKIAELRERYPGSFRPGGVGKVHRIG from the coding sequence ATGCTTACGATAACCGAAGTCTACAACAACATCCCCTGCCGGGAAGGGCTCACGACGGATTGGGGGTTCTCCTGCCAGATAGAGGAGGCGGGGCTGCTTTTTGATACCGGAGAACGCGGCGACGTCCTTCTTGCAAACATGCAGGCGCTCGGCATCGATCCTCTGTCCATCAGGCATCTCGTCCTCTCCCACGACCACCACGACCATATCGGCGGCATCGCGGCGATCCTGGCCCGAAATCCATCGATGGAAGTATTCGTCCACGACGCCTTCTCCGTGCATACGCTCGCGCTGATCCGGGAATACACCGAACCGCGGATTATCGGGGAATGGACGGAGGTCACGGACGGCATCGCCGTGACCGGCCCGCTCGGGACCGATATCCGGGAGCAGGCGCTCGCGATAACCGTTCCGGACGGCTACCTGGTCGTCACCGGGTGCGCACATCCCCACATCGGCCGGATCGTCGAGAGGGTATCCCGGGAAGGCAGGGTATGGGGCGTTATCGGCGGGTTCCATACCGTCTCCGGCGAAGATATCGACGCCCTTGCCGCGGTGGCGTACCTCTCGGCGTCGCACTGCACCGATAAGATAGCGGAACTCAGAGAGCGCTACCCGGGCTCGTTCCGGCCGGGAGGCGTCGGGAAGGTGCACAGGATAGGCTAA
- a CDS encoding sensor histidine kinase: protein MKTEQKRVRESMNRSQIPMSIFNHLQQPALILDCEGRVIVWNDSMERYTGVPAEEVVGKGEYAHGKALFGELCPTLANCILTHGKAGSGHYRLLHHEGEELLAESHIPTRSGRTVVCMAAPLYDTGGRQIGAVETIRDVPSERTAEESGGVPEEQVRILANSLPDMIFTLDRDGIFTQFFWTGGWNQGVNPEEVVGRTPHVLLPQEEADFLAGTAQRVIETGEAISETRSFPWHGEKRSFQVAIHPLHNVSGRIVAATGVSREITRDIACEQVSRLSSLYLDLLGTDIYNTSMVAATIIEMLRDRLSGEEAELAQRVKITIEQGINVIKNVELLTALNKHSIRLEPADLSAAIRDQMQRYAGIDIRYEGGTCMVWANPLLEHIISNLISNSIKFGGMKVRIDVSVMETADTVVLSVADTGIGIPDHLKPNIFDRFSSEGSKTASGSRGLGLHIVKTLVNRYGGRVWAADRVPGKPEEGVAIKIILQKC, encoded by the coding sequence GTGAAAACAGAGCAGAAACGAGTCAGGGAGTCCATGAATCGCAGCCAGATACCCATGAGCATCTTCAACCACCTCCAGCAGCCGGCGCTCATCCTCGACTGCGAGGGACGGGTGATCGTCTGGAACGACAGCATGGAGCGGTACACCGGCGTTCCGGCAGAAGAGGTCGTTGGAAAAGGCGAGTATGCCCATGGAAAAGCGCTGTTCGGCGAGTTGTGTCCCACACTGGCAAACTGTATCCTGACTCACGGCAAAGCCGGGAGCGGCCATTACCGCCTGCTGCACCACGAAGGCGAAGAGTTACTCGCCGAGTCGCACATCCCAACGAGATCCGGGAGAACGGTCGTCTGCATGGCTGCCCCCCTCTACGATACCGGCGGCCGACAGATCGGTGCGGTCGAGACCATCCGCGACGTCCCATCGGAGAGGACAGCCGAGGAGTCCGGTGGAGTGCCGGAGGAGCAGGTGCGGATCCTGGCGAACTCTCTTCCCGACATGATCTTCACGCTCGATAGGGACGGCATCTTCACCCAGTTTTTCTGGACCGGCGGCTGGAATCAGGGCGTAAACCCGGAAGAAGTCGTGGGCAGGACACCTCACGTTCTATTGCCGCAGGAGGAGGCCGACTTCCTGGCCGGGACCGCACAACGGGTCATCGAGACGGGGGAGGCCATATCGGAGACCCGGTCGTTCCCGTGGCACGGTGAGAAGCGGTCGTTCCAGGTCGCCATCCACCCCCTGCACAACGTTTCCGGGAGGATCGTGGCCGCGACCGGGGTTAGCCGGGAGATCACCCGGGACATCGCCTGCGAACAGGTCAGCCGGCTCTCCAGCCTCTACCTCGACCTGCTCGGCACCGATATCTACAACACCAGCATGGTTGCGGCAACGATCATCGAGATGCTCCGCGACCGCCTCTCCGGCGAGGAGGCAGAACTCGCTCAGAGGGTCAAGATCACGATCGAGCAGGGGATCAACGTCATCAAGAACGTCGAACTTCTGACCGCGCTCAACAAACACAGCATCCGCCTGGAACCAGCCGACCTCTCCGCCGCCATTCGCGACCAGATGCAGCGGTACGCAGGCATCGACATCCGATATGAAGGGGGAACCTGCATGGTCTGGGCGAACCCCCTTCTTGAGCATATCATATCCAACCTGATCAGCAACAGCATCAAGTTCGGCGGCATGAAGGTCAGGATCGACGTATCCGTCATGGAGACCGCAGATACCGTGGTGCTCTCCGTAGCCGATACCGGCATCGGCATACCGGATCACCTAAAGCCGAACATCTTCGATCGTTTCAGCAGTGAGGGCAGCAAAACCGCCTCCGGAAGCAGGGGTCTCGGCCTTCACATCGTCAAGACCCTCGTGAACCGGTACGGCGGACGCGTCTGGGCGGCCGACCGGGTTCCCGGCAAGCCGGAGGAAGGTGTGGCAATAAAGATTATCCTGCAGAAGTGCTAG
- the hisE gene encoding phosphoribosyl-ATP diphosphatase: protein MRDWNILEEVWQVIQERAEHPSAGSYVSSVLTHRKGIDKSLEKVGEEAVEFILAAKNQVPERTVSEAADLLFHLLVALQASGTDVGDVLDELAARRK from the coding sequence ATGCGTGATTGGAACATCCTCGAAGAAGTCTGGCAGGTCATCCAGGAGCGGGCGGAGCATCCGTCTGCCGGGAGTTACGTCAGTTCCGTCCTGACTCACCGGAAAGGAATCGACAAATCCCTCGAAAAGGTCGGTGAAGAGGCGGTCGAGTTCATCCTTGCCGCCAAGAACCAGGTGCCGGAGAGGACGGTCTCCGAAGCCGCCGATCTCCTCTTCCACCTTCTGGTAGCGCTCCAGGCATCGGGCACCGATGTCGGGGACGTGCTCGATGAACTCGCAGCACGCCGGAAGTAA